From the genome of Nicotiana tabacum cultivar K326 chromosome 17, ASM71507v2, whole genome shotgun sequence:
TAGATTCAAGACACAAAGGTGAGAAGATTTCTGAATATCCATCTTCACATGCAAATCAGTCAACTGCATCACCAGACATGAAGAATGATGACCTGGAGGAAGAATTGGATATACTGAATGACGACGAGGATGATACTACAGCAGCCAATGGAGGGAATATCACCGTGAAAGAATTCGGAACAGGCATTGATATTAATATCCCACACCAAAACGATACAGATGATGAGATAGCTGATGTggatgtaagtgatgatgatgaggataAGGGCCGCAATGCTGCAGAAGAACTTAGAGCTCAGGTAAATGCAGAGGAAAAAGAGGGCCATACTTCAAGTTCTAGCAGTAGTAGTGGAAGTGACagtagtggaagtgggagtggcagcGGGAGTGGAAGTGGAAGTGATAGTGCAAGCAGCAGCAGTGACAGTGAAAGCAGCGACACAGTCAACTCTATCTGAGAACTAGAAGTATTCTGGTGGTCTTCGGGGTGGATGCTTCaaagtttgaaataattgcaGAAGAAGCCACTACATTGCTTTTAGGTTCAGTTGACTGACAATGCAGTCCGAGGATCAAGCTAAATCTTTGTTGGCATGTCCTCTTATTTTGTAGTCTTTTTTGCAGTATACCTTTCCTTTCTGCTATTCTCTTTCTATTTATGTCATTTTTGGCTTTTATCTACAGATGCAGGAAACTGAAAGAATAAAGACTGTATTATAGAAAAGATAATTACTGAATTGTAAATGCCTCTTGTCCATTAGTTTTTTTAATTCTGGCATTTTATATTTGACCTTTTACTGGATTGTAAATGCGTTTAATGAAGCTATCATTGAAGAGGAAAGCAATGAGGAAGAATCCTTCATTTGCTTTGGTTGACAATTCGAAGAATTTCCTTTAAATATCAAATATTAGGTATAGCATGTAAACTAATTGCATCTTTTTGATAGTACAACCAATATATTTGCTGCAAAGTTGTTACGACAGTATTACGATAAAATAATTCTTTCATTGGCTAATTTATAGGATATTTCATTCAATCATTAGGTGAACGGAGTTGGTTCCCAAAAAATCATTAATCACGAGGGCTTATTAATCGTTAATGCTTAACTTAAAAAATTATGACACGAGTCTCGCACAAATTGGTATAACATTTTGCTAATTTAATTTGCATTTCAAATTGCTTTCTAACAATAGACCTAAATCCTTAACAAAATACCAATTCAAATACTATTAAACAACCTTAAAAACAATAGACATTGGTACAACAGAAAGCTCAAGAGACCTCGAGCATAATATAAAGTAAGTATTAATCTACAATTAATCCCTGAGACGACATCTCAAATTGAATACGACTAGTACATTTGTTGAAGGCCACATGTTACATGTATCCCAATACACTATAGAGGAGTAGGTGCTTCATCTTTCTGTTCATTGCTCTTTTGCTCATCATCTTGACTACTCACATACCCATTTTGCAACATTCTTTCTTCAGAAGGCAAATTTTTCTTTGCCTTCTTGCTTCCTTCAATCTTCCACATATCCCAAACTCGTGTTTTTGGCGGAGCTGTGGCATCTGCAGTTGGTGCGACCAATCCTGGTTTGCCATCATCGATAACAGCATCAACCAATCCGTATTCCTTAGCCTCCCAAGCATTCATGAAATTATCACGATCTGTATCCACTTCAATCTAGGgaaaaaatgaaaggaaaaagagaaatataAGAGTTATATAACTTTCACAAACAATTCATTTACAGTAAGAGACGGTATCTAAAATAATCACCTTTTCTTCAGGCTTGCCAGTAATTCTTGATAGTATTTTGTTAAGCTTAATCTTGTGGTATGCCATTTCTCTGATCCGTATACTCATCTCCGTTGCCTGGAGTAACGAGTCAAATAAAAGTTATTATTGTGAATGAAGATGAGTTCAAGGAAGTACATCTTGATTAACGAGGAAAAAGAcagaacaaaaaagaaagaaaaaagttatTAAACTAGGAAAGATGCATGCTAGGATGACGGAAATTGACCTACTTGAAACACGTCCAGAGAAGAGACAGTAGCTTATTAGTAGCATTTATTGATATGATACTGAGTGCTGGCATAACTCCCTCAAATAAATTAATGTCACATCAATAAATATTAGCAGATTATATGTTAGAACTAAGCCAAATAGCATAAGATCAGGTTACTGAGGTCACTAGGTGGACTGATTTGCAATTAGGATATATTACACACTACCTAAttgccctttttttttctttcttctaatgaagaacatatacctaattgccttatgCAACCATAATTAGGCCTGGAGCTTTATGCATCTTCATTGGCAATATCCTCATAGACATAAAGAGAATAGGTTAAGATAGGGTTATAAGCAACTCGAAAGATAGTTACCGTGAAAGAAGCAATTGACTGATTACAGTATTGGAGAAAATCATAGTTCTAGGCGTAACTCCCTTGAACTTCAGAACCATTACAAGCACCACTATTGATATATtaattaaattgctaattaaTTTAGTTCCTTCATTACTTGTCCCCACCCCGAAACTGACCCACGGCACAGCGCCCATTCTCGCGCGCGGGAAGGCAACAAAGTTCAGTTCATGAGACCGCAGCGGAGTGGAGCAGCCGCGACACGAAGTTCCTTACCTTAGCTGGATCTCGCTGGTGCCACCTAAACGGTAGGTAGGCTGCGGATGTGTGACGTTTGGAGTTGTCGTTCGTGCCTGCGGATCATGGCCTTACCACTCGGTCCCCGATGGCCAGCGGGGGATTCGGTATAGCAACTCAGGTTCGTTTGCGCTGCGCGTTCCCGCTGGACTGGACACATCCATCCCTGGTTGCATATGGTTGACAGTTACGCTCTAACAATCAGTTACTTGTGACTCCGTAATCTCAAATAGAAGAGCTTATGCCAATGTTTCCCACATGCTCCACATCTCATGACAATCGCAGCGGCTTCAGCTCATGTTTAAGTTTGACCAGGTAAAGGAGGTTTATTTTTGGTTCTTACACTCCTTGGCATCAATTTGCCGTTGGATCAACACTCACTCACTCAATATTACTTGTAAGACCAGTGTGGTACTTGCATGTCCATAAGGAATCAACATGAAACCAAAGCATGCACATTCCTTTGGTTTGGGTCTAAccaattataaaaaaatttatgACAAAAAAATGCTATGGTTGACCACTGTACTAGAAAGTGCTGTAAGAAATTGTTTAAATAAATTGTTGTAGTAGTTGACTGAATTTTGGTAATTAGTTTCGGAGAATCGTATAGAGTGTAAAATCAGAGTCTCCTAAACTTAGCACAACCCATATATTTTCTAAGAGCAACATGTGTGCATGAAAAGGATAACTATAATCCCCAACTACAGTGATTTTGCTAGCTGAATTGACAGGCCTCCCCATGACCTCATTCTCTCAGGTCTCCTATACTGAAGCTGATACTTTCCAAAAGGAGTCCCTCAACATAGCTCAGTCAAACTTCTGGCATCGAGCTGGACCAAAATATTCACAGAGCATAAGACAAATATTTTAGCCCCAAAAACTATACGATTAGCAAATGAATCCCTGAATCACATCTTTGCTCTGTGATATCTGAAtgaatttatttattataaaCTAGCACTAGCCTAGGCTAGCCAAAAGATTATTGGCACAACAGGAACACGAGAGGTTTATGCTTCATGTTTGACAAAATAGCCAGTGCACCCAGTAACTCCTGAAGCTGCTAGGGAATCTGACAGAGCAAATTCAAAACTGAATAGCAAATGCAGATAAGTTCAAGACATCAGGTGCAACTGTTATTGAACTTCAGTCGTACTCATACATAAGAATACTAGCTTGGATGTCTAGATCTAAAAATGGCCAATGAAAGCTCAACATGAAACCTGATTGCTGGCTATATCATGCATATCGTATGTGCATACGCCCATTACAAGCATACAATGTAAAGCAAAAGCTTTAACCCCATTTGAGTGGACAACTGCAGACATTTTGACTGCGGGACATAGAGAGAGGTGGGAGGAGAAGTGAGAGAGAGATCTAACAGATTTTTACATCTAGAAGAATAAGTTAGTTAGACCAATAAACTATTAACTATATGTCGAACAGTTTTAGAACCAATCCTGTGATCAGTCAAGTTAGTATTTATTATACATTGATTCAGAATTTTACACCAATCCTTCCCAGCAATGAAATGCTGCAGGAGAGGCCACTATCAACTGAATGAGCAAATCAAAAGCTATATGTAGCGAACTCAGATATATCCAGAAAGAGAACTGAATACGAACGGGATAATACTAACAAGACAACCAGTGAGCACTGAGTCTAAAAGATAAGGATGTTCCAAATTTGAcagggctaacttattgaacttcagaatagaaaaacaaacaaaatgaaAATTGTTCAGAAATCCGAGAGTAAAATATCTTGCAGAATCGGGAACTCAAGATGCAGTGATGCCTCAGTGTTACAGTGTTTTTCATTAAAAAAACTTACGCAAATGCATATTTCATAGAAAATATTCTGGCAAGAAAGTTTTTTCTGCGTGTTTGGATGTATATATGTagcaaaagaaaatacaaaaagctTCAGAGAAGCAGCTCAGTGAGCACAAACAAATAACAGTACATCAAAGTTGAACCATCAATCACGCCCTTGCATAACTTAGGTTTTTCTCGAATAAGAGTGTCAAGCAAAAAGAAAACACTACAAGTTGATGAGTAAAGGGAAGTGTAAGCACATACTTTACCACCAGAAGTTCCAAGTGGTTGATGAATCATCACCCTTGCGTTCGGCATGCAGTACCTCTTTCCCTTGCTGCCAGATGCGAGGAGAAACGCACCCATCGATGCAGCCAGTCCCATGCAGATTGTAGAAACATCAGCCTTGCACAATTTCATAGCATCATAGATTCCCATCCCTATCAAAAATGGTGTGTTTCAACTTCAGCTGAAAAGGATAGCATCAGATCCAACCAAAGTAAGTGAAACATTTAGACATACCAGCAGTTACTGAACCACCAGGTGAATTAATGATCAATCTGATGTCCTTTTTCTGATCTTCGGCATCAAGAAATAATAGCTGGCTTATAACAAAATCTGCAGTCGTATCATCTACCTGTTCATCACCAAACAGTTTCCCAAGTCTTAGAAACAACATTGCACTTCTAGGATTCAAATATAAGATAATTCCTCATTGTCAAGTTCTAATCATAATGTAATCAATCATAGATAGCGCATCATCTTCTTTTTCAATAAGGTAAAAGTTTATCATAGATAGCGCATCATCAATTGGCAATGGATAAGAAGTCAAGTAAAAGTTTGTTCGTGCAGAACGAAAAGCTATCTGTTTGGCCAATAGAATAGTGTGAATTGTTAACAAACAGGAAAAACCCATCTAAGAATTAAAAATCCTTGCAGTGACAACTTCCCCAAGCAATACTAACAATATTAAGCAACCAGCAGCAAAATTGACATATTAAAAcggaattgaaaagaaaaaaactaatacctatatgaCCAGTTAAAGAAACTACGTACAATATTCAAATCTTTATTGAATTACAAAaccccaaaagaaaaaaaaaacaaatctttCCAGAGTAATGACACCTAACACTAATTAAGCTCACAGAATGTAGTAAAATTAACAAATTAATGCGGAACCAATGAGAAACATAATCCCCATATGGTCAATTAACAAAACCACGtataaagtttaaatttttattataaaGAGTGAATTAACAAAACCCAAAAAACAAATCTTTATTAAAATTAGTGACAACCTGAGAACCCAAGAAGATAATCCTTTGACGAAGAAGCATATTGGTAGTATCAAGTTCTTCAAATCTGGGCAACCAAGAAGGTGCTTTTGAGTAACTCGAAACATCCCAGTTCCGAGATAGTGTCGGCTTTGTTGTAGAAAAATTGTGGGTCGATGCTTTTATTGATAATCCTCCTCTTCGTTTATCATGTGTAATAGTATTTTGTAGTGAATTTCTGTAAAATTGTTTGGTAACTGTGGGATTGTAATTGAATAAGGTTGAAGGTCTTGTTGGTGCCGAGGCAGTAGTGAATGTTAGACAACCTCCCTCCATCTAAGCTctcgattctttctctctgctTTTAGGGGTTTTGGCTAAGGAGCTCGGGGACTTGGAGTATTGATTTTTTCAGTTCCTTTTAACAGATATTACACATATATTccggaaaagaaaaacaatttttCTAGTTTCCTACTTTATATTTGTgtgtatattatatatttttatatatattcaaaacaaaacatttaATTAGTACTCGAGGTCTTTACAATGTAAATTCTGATATATCAaccttttttatttgtatttccacctttttttaaatttattatccCTTAATTAAGATTTTACAAAATTATAGTACAATTGTATAACTTCTGAGGAGAGAAAAAGGAGATGGCAAACACCTACTTGAGTCCAAACAAACTATTCCTGAAAAAGTAAAACATCCTCATCTTTACATATATTTGTGTTTGAGAGGGAATTAGGATGCTGTCGTCTTCAGTGATGATTCGACGCTTTTGTAGCTTCAGTGTCACCGCTTCTTCTTCTGCTCCTTCTACTATCACTTCCAATTCAAAGAAGAAGCGTCTTGTCTTTCTGGGTTCTCCTCAGGTTGGTTGGCATATTGCTCCCATCTCCCCTTTCTTCGTACTATTGCAATATTTATTGTTAATTGCATAATTTCAGGTTTCTGCTTCAGTTCTTGATGCTTTATTCAATGCTTCTGCTGCCCAAGATTCCCTATTTGAGGTATGCTTATGGACATTTGTAAGTATAACATATGTCATGAGTAAATGTCTATATTTCTTGCTCCTGTGTTGTGTTTTTTAATATAAATAGTTGAGCATTTGAATGAAGCTGGTGCAAAATGTAGTAGAATGGATATACATTATTTGTATAGTGGATCTCAACTAGTTTAGGATTGAGGCCTAGTTGTTGCTGTGTTATAGTTCCAACTGATGTGTATTCTTTTTCATCTGGGCATAGATGTAATGTTGTTTAGCTGTTTGTGCACGAACATATGCGATGCCTGTGAGCAAGAATTTCTAGAAAGACTTGATTTTTACCACAAATACTAGTAACTTCATTGTGTACTTGAGTTTCAAGCAGGACTTAACCACTTTCCCTAATTAATTTTGCTCACATTTTATTCTATGTAGCCATAGGTTTTTATGCTCATTCCTCTATATTCTGTCTCTTTTCCTTGAAGTAATTCTTTTTACTAATGAAATACAAAAGTTGTTCTCTTAACTTTGTTGACGGGTCTGCATTTTTTTGTGTGCTTATAACTAAACTTTTCACAAgcttattttcttcttttgagTGAAGCCGACTTCTTACTTCCTTGGGGCTGCATCTagcttttgcatttttcagtCAAAAGTTTTTCTTGTCCGATTTAGGTTGATTATCTGCAGTAGATGTTTATGGTCAGCAGATTTTATGTAGCTAAAGTCACTATAGGCATCTTTTCAGTTCTGTTTGGTACTTAAGGATGGGGTAGAAAACTGAGCTAGTTTGACACTGGTTAGGTCACAGCTATCATTGCGCAACCACCCACCAGAAGGGATAGAGGAAGAAAAGTAATGCCTTCACCGGTTGCTCAACATGCTCTTGACAGAGGATTCCCTTCTGATTTGATTTTCACACCTGTGAAGGTCGGTGAGGTAATAATGGTTATTTacatatttatgtattttgtatatatattttaatttgtcACTGCTCCACGGGTGTCTTCCTTATTGCAAACTTCCATGGTGCCTTTTTACTGAAATCATTTTGTTTCTAGAGACCCTAGTTTTGGTTATAATTCTTTAAGACATGAAAAGCATGTGCACAGTCGACTGTTATTAAGTATGGTGGCcaacagtggcggagccacatgcaccCAAGGGGTGTCAACCAACACCCCTTCGTCAGAAAATTATACCGTGTAGCTggattatttaaaaaaaaatatgtatatatatattattgacaCCCCTTGACTTCTTGGTgagtttaattttttatattttgactccccttattgaaaatcctggctccgccactggtggcCAGCCTCGGGTAGTTTCTCTTAGGTAGCaagaaaggtaaagaaattaTGTTACCTTTCTTTTAATGATCAATGATTTTATATCAATAAGTTTTAAAATGATGCTTAAGTGATGAAACTGTAAGAAACCAATAGCTTTCTTGAtgcattttgtgatttttttgtcTGCTGATAAAATATTCCAACCTCTTATCATTGATTCTGCCAATCAATCTTCAATTGTTTATAAAATTACAGTGACTGGGTTTCCGTTTGTACGTCTTATTAACTGTGTTATTATAATGCAGGAAGCATTTCTTTCTAACTTTAAAGCTTTGGAGCCAGAGCTTTGTGTTACTGCTGCATATGGGAATATTTTACCCACTAAATTTCTGAATATTCCTTCAAAAGGTTAGGCAATGATTCCTCATTGTGCTGTATTTTTTTAACTAGTGATTTCCTCTGTTCTTCGGTTATGCTGCATTGTCATATTTTATGAGTTGGAGTTTGGAACTATCAGAGTTAGAACCATCTTTCACTTGATGAACAGACCTTAGTTTTTTCACTTTACAGACCATCTTTCACTTCAGCCATAGTTTCTTGTATTTGGCATTTCTTGTGGTTTAAGAAGACCTTTCCTCAAGCATCTTCTAGTGAATTTGAATATGAAAACTTGGAATTATAAAAAACTTAAATGTACCACATTTCTGTTGAGGTTCACAGTGGACAATCTATGACAATGCTGGGTGTCAGCAACTTCTAACATTTTTAGCTGGCGACGTTGATGGTAGGGGAAGCTCCAATAATTGCATACTAAATAGAAGGGATGTCGTTGTAATT
Proteins encoded in this window:
- the LOC107777950 gene encoding ATP-dependent Clp protease proteolytic subunit 3, chloroplastic, with product MEGGCLTFTTASAPTRPSTLFNYNPTVTKQFYRNSLQNTITHDKRRGGLSIKASTHNFSTTKPTLSRNWDVSSYSKAPSWLPRFEELDTTNMLLRQRIIFLGSQVDDTTADFVISQLLFLDAEDQKKDIRLIINSPGGSVTAGMGIYDAMKLCKADVSTICMGLAASMGAFLLASGSKGKRYCMPNARVMIHQPLGTSGGKATEMSIRIREMAYHKIKLNKILSRITGKPEEKIEVDTDRDNFMNAWEAKEYGLVDAVIDDGKPGLVAPTADATAPPKTRVWDMWKIEGSKKAKKNLPSEERMLQNGYVSSQDDEQKSNEQKDEAPTPL